Below is a genomic region from Pseudarthrobacter sulfonivorans.
ATCGTTCCAGACCTTCGTGGTGATAAATACGTCCTCGCGCCGCAGGCCGGGCGAAGATTCCCCGGAGCCGCCGCTTCTGCCTTCGGAATCCATGGCGGGGCCCAGTCCCCGCGCAACGCCGGTTTCGTTGCCGTACATCGCTGCCGTGTCAAAGTGGCGATATCCGGTGCCGAGGGCCGTGGCCACCAGGCCGGATGCTTCCGCTGCCGGAACTTTGTACAGCCCGAATCCCAACTGGTCGATCAGCACACCGTTGTTGAGGCTGAGCCGGGGTGAGGTTTTCATAGCATTGACTTTACCCATTGGGCCAGGCGACACCGCCAAAGCCCACCAAGCGGCGCGCGGTGGCTTCATCCACGATCAGGTCGGTGGCAAGGCCGGCGGAGAGGGCGCCCCGCAGACCGTTGATCTTGGATGCCCCGGAAATCACGCAGATCCGCCGCCGGACCTGGCGCAGCTGGGCGAGCGCCGGACCCGTGGAGCGTTCGTTCAGGACGATGCCGTCAGAGGATCCGTCACGCCGGAAAAAGACCGTGGCAACGTCACCCACCACATCTGAATGGGCCAGCATCTTGAGATCGCTCTCGTCCAGGTAGCCACCCGCATAGACGTGGCTCGGGTAATCGGCGTGCACGGATCCAACGCCGAAGATCGCGATGCTCATCCGGGCCTGCAAGTCCAGGATGCGCTGCACACTGCGCTCATTCCACATGGCGGTTTTGGTAGCCGCATGGTCAAAAAACGCGGGAACAGGGAACTGCTCCACGCGTGCGCCGTAGGCACTTCCGAAGCGGCGCATGATGTCACTCGCGTAGGTGATACCGGTGGTGTGCATGTTGCCGGCGCCGTTCAACTGGACCACAACGGTATCGTGCGTGATCTTGCGCGTGAGGTGCCTGCTGACCGCACTGATCGTTGAACCCCACGCGACGCCGATAATCGCATTGGAGTCCACCAA
It encodes:
- a CDS encoding sugar-binding transcriptional regulator — protein: MTPSRHSDALRAAQMYYLQDLTMDAIARELRTSRSTVSRLLSAARDTGLVQIQIRNPLDTGPELESMIRREYNVDVHVVPVLESLNEAETLDRVAIQAARTIGPLVDSNAIIGVAWGSTISAVSRHLTRKITHDTVVVQLNGAGNMHTTGITYASDIMRRFGSAYGARVEQFPVPAFFDHAATKTAMWNERSVQRILDLQARMSIAIFGVGSVHADYPSHVYAGGYLDESDLKMLAHSDVVGDVATVFFRRDGSSDGIVLNERSTGPALAQLRQVRRRICVISGASKINGLRGALSAGLATDLIVDEATARRLVGFGGVAWPNG